The Cyanobacteriota bacterium genome includes the window GTTGGCAGCAGCCATCTTTAGGATGGTTTGAATGGCAGTGCGATTGTAAAAACGCCCATCCCCACCAACTACGAGGGTAGTACCTTGGTAGTTCTCCAAACTGTCAAATACTGACTGGACAAAATTCTCTAGGTAATGACGTTGCTGAAACACCGAAACTCGCTTGCGCAGCCCCGATGTACCTGGTTTCTGATCGCTAAAGGGTTGAGTTGCAACAGTGTTGATATTCATGATAAGCAGGCGATAGACCTGCCAAAATTTTAAGCCCTGAGGTACCCTTGCTGGATGTCCAATAGCTTTTGCCTAGCCAATCATTTTTCCACCAGATTTGCCCTATCAAAACAGGCAGTCAGACGGTAGAGTATGGGTGATCACCTCTCCCAAACGCTCTATTCTATGAAGGCAATTATTCTCTCTGGTGGTAAAGGCACGCGCCTTCGTCCTCTGACTCACACTGGTGCAAAACAACTGGTGCCAGTTGCCAATAAACCAATTCTTTGGTATGGCATCGAAGGCATTGTAGCTGCGGGGATTACAGATATTGGCATTATCATTAGTCCAGAAACGGGTGGTGAGGTACAGGAGAAGACGGGCACGGGCGATCGCTTTGGTGCAACTATCACCTATATCTTGCAAGACAAACCTTTAGGACTAGCCCATGCGGTCAAGGTGGCTCAACCCTTTCTAGGAGATTCATC containing:
- a CDS encoding alpha-D-glucose phosphate-specific phosphoglucomutase translates to MNINTVATQPFSDQKPGTSGLRKRVSVFQQRHYLENFVQSVFDSLENYQGTTLVVGGDGRFYNRTAIQTILKMAAAN